One part of the Rutidosis leptorrhynchoides isolate AG116_Rl617_1_P2 chromosome 1, CSIRO_AGI_Rlap_v1, whole genome shotgun sequence genome encodes these proteins:
- the LOC139872572 gene encoding transcription factor bHLH14-like, with amino-acid sequence MDDFLILSPSSSYSIVSFPNHQTNTTTQPTCHQKLQLLLQSQPHHPWAYAIFWKTINHDDDGHLDLTWADGYFLQNPNKPDNMDEADWFYVVSLTKSFTFGDGSVPMKALTLNSIVWLSGNHNLMSFDCDRAKEAYIHGLETLVFIPTSDGVVEMGSYDVINQNESDLANHAHSLFGAGSSSSSSSPVTLLKQPNNKLGARTDGHVISFEDMVGELPEEESMNFIDFGATKLDQHPKKFKNLSRNTKPCVPASNTTSEQSDSDCQLNVTTTMKKGTKKKAKDPPPNHVEAERQRRDKLNQRFYTLRSVVPHVSKMDKASLLADAVCYINELKGKVEELESQFEGRSEQRKLKKVKVELEDFGTDKNSNMGSGINVKSTKSYKEADQSNTMYAEVEVKIVGEDAMIRVQSANRDCPGAKLMDALREIEAKVHHASMSCVNDVMLQDVVVRIPGATEDQVRSHILVRLNQ; translated from the exons ATGGACGACTTTCTAATTCTTTCACCTTCCTCATCATATTCTATTGTTTCATTCCCAAACCATCAAACAAACACAACCACTCAACCAACCTGTCACCAAAAGCTCCAACTTCTACTTCAAAGCCAACCACATCATCCATGGGCTTACGCCATTTTTTGGAAAACAATTAACCATGATGATGATGGCCATCTTGATTTAACATGGGCCGATGGTTACTTTTTACAAAACCCTAACAAACCGGATAACATGGATGAAGCAGATTGGTTCTATGTTGTGTCATTGACTAAGTCGTTTACTTTTGGTGATGGTTCGGTTCCTATGAAGGCGTTGACTTTGAATTCAATTGTGTGGTTAAGTGgaaatcataatcttatgtcattTGATTGTGATAGAGCTAAAGAAGCTTATATTCATGGACTAGAGACACTTGTTTTTATTCCAACTAGTGATGGAGTAGTGGAAATGGGATCGTATGATGTCATTAATCAAAATGAGTCGGATTTAGCTAATCATGCTCATTCGTTGTTTGGTGCCGGATCTTCTTCTTCGTCTTCTTCTCCTGTTACTTTACTCAAACAACCTAACAACAAACTTGGAGCAAG GACTGATGGCCATGTAATTTCCTTCGAAGACATGGTGGGTGAATTGCCGGAAGAGGAAAGTATGAACTTTATTGATTTCGGAGCAACCAAGTTGGACCAACATCCGAAAAAGTTTAAAAACTTAAGCCGAAACACTAAACCTTGTGTCCCGGCTTCAAATACAACATCAGAACAATCTGATTCCGATTGTCAGTTAAATGTCACAACCACAATGAAAAAAGGAACCAAAAAGAAAGCAAAAGATCCACCACCAAACCATGTGGAGGCAGAGCGCCAACGTCGTGATAAACTCAACCAAAGGTTCTACACGTTGCGCTCTGTAGTCCCACATGTCTCAAAAATGGACAAAGCGTCGTTACTAGCCGATGCTGTTTGTTACATCAATGAATTGAAAGGTAAAGTGGAGGAACTTGAATCACAATTCGAGGGAAGGAGCGAACAAAGGAAGTTAAAAAAAGTAAAGGTCGAATTAGAAGATTTTGGTACAGATAAAAATAGTAACATGGGTTCGGGTATTAATGTCAAATCCACAAAAAGTTATAAGGAAGCGGATCAAAGTAACACGATGTACGCTGAAGTGGAAGTGAAGATAGTAGGGGAAGATGCGATGATAAGAGTACAATCCGCGAATAGGGATTGTCCGGGGGCGAAATTGATGGATGCGTTAAGAGAAATCGAAGCAAAAGTACATCATGCGAGTATGTCGTGTGTTAATGATGTTATGCTTCAAGATGTTGTTGTTAGGATCCCTGGTGCTACTGAAGACCAAGTAAGATCTCATATTCTTGTTAGATTAAATCAGTAA